The Virgibacillus sp. MSP4-1 genome has a segment encoding these proteins:
- a CDS encoding cation diffusion facilitator family transporter, with amino-acid sequence MQEYYDLKRGEKGAWLSISSYLFLSSLKLIIAYIAGSQALRADGLNNATDVVASIAVLIGLKISRKPPDQDHHYGHFRAESIASLVAAFVMITVGIEVVLNSFTKLSEHELETPNMLAGYTALFSATIMFGVYRYNLYLANKIKSSSLYAQSQDNLSDALVSIGAFGGIIGSHFGLSWMDPIAGIIVGLIICKTAFDIFKDASLTLTDGFDSKEIKQIKRGMARVEGVQEVKDIKARLHGNQILVDATILVHPELTVEESHQITDQVEEYLAEAFHIQHTHIHIEPYK; translated from the coding sequence ATGCAGGAATATTACGATTTAAAACGGGGAGAGAAAGGTGCCTGGCTGAGCATATCATCTTACTTATTTCTATCCTCTCTTAAACTCATCATTGCTTATATTGCCGGATCCCAGGCTTTAAGGGCTGATGGGCTGAATAATGCTACAGACGTGGTCGCCTCCATCGCAGTATTAATAGGTCTGAAAATATCCAGAAAGCCCCCGGACCAGGACCACCACTATGGACATTTTCGCGCTGAATCTATTGCGTCGTTAGTTGCTGCTTTTGTGATGATCACAGTCGGCATCGAAGTTGTTCTCAATTCATTTACAAAACTCTCTGAACATGAGCTGGAAACCCCTAATATGCTTGCTGGTTATACAGCGCTATTTAGTGCGACTATTATGTTTGGTGTTTATCGGTATAATTTATATTTGGCAAACAAGATTAAAAGCAGTTCCTTATATGCCCAATCACAGGACAACCTGTCAGATGCCCTGGTAAGTATTGGTGCCTTCGGAGGGATTATCGGAAGTCACTTTGGTTTATCCTGGATGGATCCTATAGCTGGTATAATTGTTGGTCTTATCATCTGTAAAACAGCCTTTGATATTTTTAAAGATGCATCCCTTACTCTTACAGATGGTTTCGACAGTAAGGAAATTAAACAAATTAAAAGAGGGATGGCCAGAGTTGAAGGTGTTCAGGAAGTGAAGGATATCAAAGCACGATTACATGGAAATCAGATTCTGGTTGATGCGACGATTTTAGTTCACCCTGAATTAACAGTCGAAGAAAGCCACCAAATAACAGATCAGGTTGAAGAATACTTAGCTGAGGCCTTTCATATTCAGCATACCCATATCCATATTGAACCTTATAAGTGA
- a CDS encoding AzlC family ABC transporter permease: MQANSAENTTKMSSELSAAIKSGLAKGFPICLGYIPIAIAYGVLAAQSMTLFQLTAMSVLVFAGASQFMGAKMIGAGNGLVEIVVATFVLNFRHFVMSLSFMNKARPVPFSWKVPLSLGLTDETFAVSSLHGKEAKKPYGKVFFATLMLLAYSAWVGGSFVGGLLGELIPEQLSQSMNIALYAMFIGLLVPSVKKEWRVGLIAIISMIINYALITLNMAEGWAIVLSTIMGGSLGIFLLKGDDDK; encoded by the coding sequence ATGCAAGCAAACTCTGCTGAAAATACGACTAAAATGTCTTCTGAATTAAGTGCTGCTATTAAATCAGGTCTTGCAAAAGGATTTCCCATCTGCTTAGGGTATATACCAATCGCCATTGCCTATGGAGTGCTTGCTGCCCAATCGATGACCCTTTTTCAACTGACAGCTATGAGTGTCCTTGTCTTTGCAGGAGCCTCACAGTTTATGGGGGCCAAGATGATTGGGGCGGGAAACGGTCTTGTAGAAATCGTTGTCGCCACTTTTGTTCTGAACTTCCGTCATTTTGTCATGAGTTTATCCTTTATGAATAAAGCCCGGCCTGTCCCTTTCAGTTGGAAGGTGCCATTGTCACTTGGGTTAACAGATGAAACATTTGCAGTTTCCTCTTTACATGGAAAGGAAGCCAAAAAGCCATATGGTAAGGTGTTTTTTGCCACATTAATGCTATTGGCATATTCAGCATGGGTTGGAGGTTCATTCGTAGGAGGTTTATTAGGGGAACTCATTCCTGAGCAACTAAGTCAGAGTATGAATATCGCCCTTTATGCGATGTTTATAGGCCTGCTTGTCCCTTCTGTGAAAAAGGAATGGAGAGTGGGACTGATTGCTATTATAAGTATGATCATCAATTATGCTCTCATTACTTTGAATATGGCAGAGGGATGGGCGATTGTACTGTCGACGATTATGGGCGGTTCACTCGGGATTTTTCTGCTTAAAGGAGATGACGATAAGTGA
- a CDS encoding MFS transporter: protein MLYDWANSAFATTMMAAILPVFYSDYYASNLSDQTATSYWAYTQSIAVLIVAILAPVLGAISDYSQAKKKFLRFFAYMGILASILFAVVGEGQYLFASVLMVIASVGFSGGNVFYDAFLPEIADKEEIDKVSTSGFAFGYIGGGVLLAVNILMIQKYEWFGFPDIAAATKTALISVGVWWFVFSIPLFKNLKEEKRQKRKRDESFIVIGFRRVGHTFRSLRHFKQLFIFLIAFWLFNDGISTIIRMATIYGREIGIGQSDLIVALLITQFVGIPCTFLFGWFSKKIHPKKALTLALLVYVAIVILGYFMTSAMHFYLLALCVGFVQGGAQALSRSIFGRMVPRQKEAEFYGFYGISSKFAAIVGPFVFGLVGQLTGSSRLGILALLVFFIVGILLLQMVNIEKGEREAQEASS from the coding sequence ATGCTCTATGACTGGGCAAATTCAGCTTTTGCGACAACGATGATGGCTGCAATCTTGCCTGTATTTTATTCTGACTACTATGCATCGAATCTGTCGGATCAGACAGCTACAAGCTACTGGGCGTATACACAGTCTATAGCTGTTCTGATTGTGGCTATCCTGGCCCCTGTTTTAGGAGCTATTAGTGACTATTCACAGGCAAAGAAGAAATTTTTACGTTTTTTTGCTTATATGGGAATCCTTGCTAGTATCTTGTTTGCAGTTGTAGGTGAAGGACAGTACTTATTTGCTTCCGTGTTAATGGTTATTGCCTCAGTAGGGTTCTCAGGGGGAAATGTGTTTTATGACGCATTTTTGCCGGAAATTGCTGACAAAGAAGAGATTGATAAGGTCTCCACCTCTGGGTTTGCTTTTGGTTACATAGGTGGAGGAGTTTTACTTGCGGTCAATATCCTAATGATTCAAAAGTATGAATGGTTTGGCTTTCCGGATATAGCTGCAGCTACCAAAACAGCCTTAATATCCGTGGGAGTCTGGTGGTTTGTCTTCTCTATTCCCTTATTTAAAAACCTGAAGGAGGAGAAGAGACAAAAACGAAAAAGGGATGAGTCTTTTATCGTAATAGGCTTTCGTCGTGTCGGACATACATTTCGTTCTCTGCGTCATTTTAAGCAATTATTTATATTTCTAATCGCTTTTTGGCTGTTCAATGATGGAATATCGACCATCATTCGAATGGCGACCATTTATGGCAGAGAGATTGGAATTGGACAAAGTGATTTAATTGTTGCTTTGTTAATTACACAATTTGTCGGCATTCCCTGTACCTTTCTTTTTGGCTGGTTTTCGAAAAAAATCCATCCTAAAAAAGCCCTCACCCTTGCCTTGCTGGTTTATGTAGCGATTGTTATATTGGGCTATTTTATGACCTCTGCAATGCATTTCTATCTACTGGCCCTTTGTGTCGGATTCGTTCAGGGCGGTGCGCAGGCCCTTAGTCGTTCTATATTTGGAAGAATGGTCCCCCGGCAAAAGGAAGCCGAATTTTATGGGTTTTATGGGATTTCCTCCAAATTTGCAGCGATTGTAGGCCCCTTTGTATTTGGGCTTGTAGGACAACTGACAGGCTCCAGTCGCCTTGGTATTTTAGCTTTGTTAGTATTCTTTATAGTCGGCATTCTTTTACTGCAAATGGTTAATATCGAAAAAGGAGAGCGTGAGGCTCAGGAAGCATCTTCATAA
- a CDS encoding VOC family protein produces MRVKGFNHITINISDLQRSLQFYQNVLGMDLVHRGRTDAYLEWGDAWVCLLENKNLLRSKKKKLGVDHFAFSIDEEDFFAAVHQLEHHHVNIVRGPVKRGKGWTINFLDPDGVEMELHTSDLQERMMVWE; encoded by the coding sequence ATGAGAGTGAAAGGGTTTAACCATATCACAATCAATATTTCAGATTTGCAGCGTTCCCTTCAGTTTTATCAAAATGTATTAGGTATGGATTTGGTTCATAGAGGCCGGACTGATGCTTATTTAGAGTGGGGAGACGCATGGGTATGTCTTCTGGAGAATAAAAACTTACTGCGATCTAAAAAAAAGAAACTCGGGGTCGATCATTTTGCATTTTCTATTGATGAAGAGGATTTTTTTGCTGCGGTTCATCAATTAGAACATCATCACGTAAATATAGTAAGAGGTCCGGTCAAGCGAGGAAAAGGATGGACGATTAATTTTCTGGATCCGGATGGAGTTGAAATGGAACTTCATACGTCTGATTTACAGGAACGAATGATGGTTTGGGAGTAA
- a CDS encoding IDEAL domain-containing protein — protein sequence MKKQKQSYILVKYESCSPQPFKAKKEISYEIKLASRLILDELTFSHNKAVIEKQINSAIDSDNRSEFYELSKKYQPFIKE from the coding sequence ATGAAAAAGCAGAAGCAGTCCTATATCTTAGTGAAATATGAAAGTTGTTCACCACAGCCGTTTAAGGCAAAAAAAGAAATCTCCTATGAAATTAAATTGGCATCACGATTAATTCTGGATGAGTTAACGTTTAGTCATAATAAAGCCGTTATTGAAAAGCAGATCAATTCGGCGATTGATTCAGACAATCGCAGCGAATTTTATGAATTAAGCAAAAAGTACCAGCCGTTTATTAAAGAATAA
- a CDS encoding GNAT family N-acetyltransferase: MYTVRKASLHDAAGIAHVHVDSWRSTYKDLVRKQDLDQETSYENRKVFWETILKKHYKNQILYVGVNDQNQVVGFISGGAERSKKFDYDGEIYAVYILEPYQGFGLGKALLNAFMKEALQLGYQSVLVWVLTANPSGKFYEYFGAKPIEAEEITIGEGTYEETAFGWPQIHKNPSV, translated from the coding sequence ATGTATACTGTGCGAAAGGCTTCCCTTCATGATGCAGCCGGTATTGCTCATGTTCATGTTGATAGCTGGAGAAGTACATATAAAGATCTTGTCCGCAAACAGGACCTGGATCAGGAAACGTCGTATGAAAATCGAAAAGTATTTTGGGAAACCATTTTGAAAAAGCATTATAAAAATCAGATCCTTTACGTTGGGGTTAATGATCAGAATCAGGTGGTCGGTTTTATTTCAGGGGGTGCTGAACGATCAAAGAAGTTTGACTATGACGGGGAGATTTATGCCGTCTATATACTGGAGCCATATCAGGGGTTCGGACTTGGGAAAGCACTGTTGAATGCTTTTATGAAGGAAGCCTTGCAGCTCGGTTATCAATCGGTATTAGTTTGGGTATTAACAGCTAACCCATCAGGTAAATTTTATGAATACTTTGGGGCTAAGCCCATTGAAGCTGAGGAAATAACAATTGGTGAAGGTACATATGAGGAAACAGCTTTTGGCTGGCCGCAGATTCATAAAAATCCATCTGTCTAG
- a CDS encoding methyl-accepting chemotaxis protein, with amino-acid sequence MEGKTFNQSYFQRKQNRILLQIITFGVVLGLGAEIVVGAPLLNMIALGGIGGLIVALILILHIRHWLPHAIPYLSITGISIVSMVIIHSSDYVTNMLFVFFLLAVAAIALSLRVLTTGAVMGLGVLVYFIILKGDVVGFDGRAIVMTLVFYTLVFTLLYIQVLIAKELLKGVEDSLDQSNKLLADREQQNKQIRKTAKTVHQSIRNINESSQKQSQAMREMNQSFKEVGGASESQVESVSNITSLTSESNTKVSQMLKSFEFLGQTGEEVLSSSNAGEASLKKLGETMEGFQQSFETMQQNMNVLAEKIREATGFTSQIQDIAEQTNLLALNASIEAARAGDAGKGFAVVADEIRKLAEVSNTTAKQIDETLKAVEGDANQTHHHVKVNDDKLMESLSITRDVTDSLIEIGKNIHVFIDQLREFGKEAKIIQDSSDGIDQSVNELASLIEESTATMEQMQTTVQEHLERQEHLLSAVEQTSQAMSKLEEYQQS; translated from the coding sequence ATGGAAGGGAAAACGTTTAATCAAAGCTATTTTCAACGGAAGCAAAACCGGATATTACTACAGATTATTACATTTGGAGTAGTTTTAGGTCTGGGTGCCGAAATTGTCGTTGGCGCTCCGTTGCTGAACATGATTGCACTTGGGGGAATAGGGGGACTTATTGTTGCACTCATTCTAATATTACATATCAGGCATTGGCTCCCTCATGCTATTCCTTATTTATCAATTACGGGTATATCCATTGTTTCAATGGTCATTATCCATAGTTCCGATTATGTGACCAATATGCTGTTTGTGTTTTTCTTACTTGCGGTTGCTGCGATCGCCCTGTCACTAAGAGTTTTAACAACAGGAGCCGTCATGGGACTTGGAGTACTGGTTTATTTCATCATTCTGAAAGGTGATGTTGTAGGCTTTGATGGTCGGGCGATTGTTATGACATTAGTGTTCTATACTTTAGTCTTTACACTGCTCTATATTCAGGTTCTCATTGCAAAAGAACTGTTGAAGGGTGTAGAGGACTCCCTGGATCAATCCAATAAGCTGCTCGCTGACCGTGAACAGCAAAACAAACAGATTAGAAAAACAGCCAAAACCGTACACCAGTCAATACGGAATATTAATGAAAGCAGCCAGAAACAGTCTCAGGCCATGCGTGAAATGAATCAGTCCTTTAAGGAAGTTGGAGGCGCCTCAGAGTCACAGGTTGAGTCAGTATCCAATATTACTTCTTTGACAAGCGAATCAAATACAAAGGTATCTCAAATGCTGAAGTCATTCGAATTCCTCGGTCAGACAGGGGAGGAGGTTTTGTCCTCCTCCAATGCTGGTGAAGCATCTCTTAAGAAGCTGGGTGAAACGATGGAAGGATTTCAGCAATCGTTTGAGACGATGCAGCAGAATATGAATGTCCTGGCGGAAAAAATAAGGGAAGCAACAGGGTTCACCAGTCAGATACAGGATATAGCAGAACAGACGAATCTGTTAGCCCTAAATGCGAGCATAGAAGCGGCCAGGGCCGGTGATGCAGGCAAAGGTTTTGCAGTGGTAGCAGATGAAATCCGTAAACTTGCAGAAGTGTCCAATACGACAGCTAAGCAAATTGACGAAACATTAAAAGCTGTTGAAGGAGACGCCAATCAGACCCATCATCATGTGAAAGTTAATGATGACAAGTTGATGGAAAGTCTCTCCATAACAAGGGATGTGACCGATTCATTGATTGAAATCGGGAAAAACATTCACGTATTTATTGATCAGTTGCGTGAGTTTGGAAAGGAAGCGAAAATTATCCAGGATTCCTCAGATGGGATTGATCAATCGGTCAATGAATTAGCTTCCTTAATTGAAGAATCAACAGCGACGATGGAACAGATGCAGACGACCGTTCAGGAGCATTTAGAACGCCAGGAACATCTATTGAGTGCTGTGGAACAGACAAGCCAAGCGATGTCCAAACTGGAGGAGTACCAGCAGAGTTAA
- a CDS encoding cobalamin-binding protein, with protein MRLVSICPSNTEIVEYLGLTDHLAGVDDFSDWPEAVQHLPKLGPDLDIDMDKVEALNPDLVLASLSVPGMEKNVEELKRRNLPHIVLDPDSLEEIGENLLFAGRYLGVSSKAKDIYQLYRNRIEEYCALANQITNKKRVYWEWWPKPVFTPGRMNWLTEISELAGACNVFASEDQASVQTDWEKVKQRDPDTIIMVWVGVITEKMNPELVRRRPGWKQMKAVKHNEILVLDESLFCRPSPRLIEGLEKLASRLHPEIFPVYTGKDPLLKS; from the coding sequence ATGCGACTGGTTTCCATTTGTCCAAGTAATACAGAAATTGTAGAGTATTTAGGCCTGACTGATCATCTGGCGGGTGTAGATGATTTTTCGGACTGGCCGGAAGCGGTTCAGCATTTGCCGAAGCTTGGGCCTGATTTAGACATTGACATGGATAAGGTTGAAGCATTAAATCCAGACTTGGTATTGGCCTCTTTAAGTGTTCCGGGAATGGAAAAAAATGTAGAGGAGCTGAAACGAAGAAATCTTCCACACATTGTTTTAGATCCTGATTCATTGGAAGAGATCGGGGAAAATCTGCTTTTTGCCGGCCGTTACTTAGGGGTTTCATCTAAGGCGAAGGATATCTATCAATTGTACAGAAACCGAATAGAGGAATACTGTGCTTTGGCGAATCAAATCACAAATAAAAAAAGAGTATACTGGGAATGGTGGCCAAAGCCTGTTTTTACCCCCGGTAGGATGAATTGGCTCACGGAAATCAGCGAATTAGCAGGTGCCTGCAATGTTTTTGCTTCAGAAGATCAGGCGAGTGTACAAACGGATTGGGAGAAGGTTAAACAACGGGATCCTGATACGATTATAATGGTCTGGGTAGGTGTCATAACGGAGAAGATGAACCCTGAACTTGTTCGCCGGCGCCCTGGATGGAAGCAAATGAAGGCTGTGAAACATAACGAAATTCTGGTGTTAGATGAAAGTCTATTTTGCCGGCCATCCCCGCGTTTGATAGAAGGGCTGGAAAAGCTTGCTTCCCGGTTACATCCGGAAATTTTCCCGGTATATACCGGAAAAGATCCGCTGCTAAAATCATGA
- the chrA gene encoding chromate efflux transporter, with amino-acid sequence MNIGRYLEILAVSFRLGLTSFGGPVAHLGYFQDEYVKRRKWLDDRTYADLIALCQFLPGPASSQVGISIGMVRGGVLGGLLAWIGFTLPSVVALIVFALYVQQVDTGGSVWIEGLKLVAVAVVAHAILNMGKKLTPDQPRIAMAVLAAIAVLFYQTALAQISVIVLAGIFGYLLFKHSDLPEGADIHLNLRKSIGMISLILFFGLLLFLPVMTSFFPNIYVQLVDIFYRIGSIVFGGGHVVLPLLEREVVPPGLISEEVFLAGYGAAQAVPGPLFTFSSFIGTSIEGISGGLVAVLAMFFPSFLLLIGVLPFWNTIRKKKSIRAALLGVNAAVVGILIAALYDPIWTSAVDQTKDFAVVLASFAFLYFWKVPAWLIVIFTVLFNVVLSGLL; translated from the coding sequence GTGAATATAGGCAGATATTTGGAGATACTTGCAGTTTCGTTTCGATTGGGTCTTACCTCGTTTGGAGGACCTGTCGCCCACCTTGGTTATTTTCAGGATGAATATGTAAAACGCAGGAAATGGCTGGATGACCGGACGTATGCGGATTTAATTGCTCTTTGTCAGTTTCTTCCTGGCCCTGCCAGCAGTCAGGTGGGAATTTCAATTGGAATGGTCCGGGGAGGAGTGCTTGGCGGCCTATTAGCCTGGATTGGGTTTACCCTTCCTTCTGTAGTCGCACTTATTGTATTTGCATTATATGTTCAGCAGGTAGATACAGGTGGATCCGTCTGGATTGAAGGGTTAAAGCTGGTTGCAGTTGCGGTTGTTGCTCATGCGATTTTAAATATGGGAAAGAAACTTACCCCTGACCAGCCGAGAATAGCAATGGCGGTATTAGCGGCGATTGCAGTGCTCTTTTATCAAACGGCTCTCGCACAAATTTCGGTTATTGTGTTAGCAGGTATTTTCGGATACCTGTTGTTTAAGCATTCAGACCTTCCTGAAGGTGCTGATATTCATTTAAATTTAAGGAAAAGCATAGGCATGATAAGTCTGATTCTTTTCTTTGGTTTATTACTCTTCTTACCTGTCATGACAAGTTTCTTTCCTAATATATATGTTCAGCTCGTTGATATCTTTTACCGCATAGGATCGATCGTCTTTGGAGGGGGACATGTGGTTTTACCCCTGTTAGAAAGAGAAGTTGTACCCCCGGGACTGATTTCAGAAGAAGTGTTTTTAGCAGGTTACGGTGCAGCACAGGCAGTTCCAGGACCTTTATTTACCTTTTCAAGTTTTATAGGGACCAGTATTGAAGGAATATCAGGTGGTCTTGTGGCTGTCCTTGCCATGTTCTTTCCTTCCTTTTTGCTTCTTATCGGTGTTTTGCCATTTTGGAATACCATCAGGAAAAAGAAATCTATTCGGGCGGCCCTGCTGGGAGTGAATGCAGCCGTTGTAGGAATATTAATTGCTGCGCTGTATGATCCAATTTGGACCAGTGCTGTCGATCAAACGAAGGACTTTGCCGTGGTTTTAGCTTCTTTTGCCTTTCTTTATTTTTGGAAGGTACCTGCGTGGCTGATTGTTATTTTTACGGTTCTCTTTAACGTAGTGTTATCTGGATTACTATAG
- a CDS encoding AzlD domain-containing protein: MIWAIIIGMSIVTIVPRIIPVFLVDKASYPSWINRWLDAIPYAALGALIFPGIMTVIPDQPVIGLIGGIIAIVIAFFEVNVIFAVIGAIITVYLLTM; this comes from the coding sequence GTGATCTGGGCCATTATTATCGGAATGTCAATCGTAACTATTGTACCAAGAATTATTCCTGTATTTTTGGTGGACAAAGCTTCTTACCCGAGCTGGATTAATCGCTGGCTTGATGCTATTCCGTATGCCGCTTTAGGCGCCCTTATTTTCCCGGGTATTATGACTGTAATTCCGGATCAGCCTGTTATTGGCCTTATCGGTGGGATTATTGCCATAGTCATTGCATTTTTTGAAGTCAATGTGATCTTTGCGGTTATTGGCGCGATTATAACAGTGTACTTACTAACAATGTGA
- a CDS encoding zinc dependent phospholipase C family protein, translating to MPNIWTHIMFCEDIMVSLNDPVHLQDVQGYMNLGAQGPDPFFYHNFWPWKHNGEINDMGKLLHTENCGPFLMDILQSGISKSNSTKAYILGFVSHHILDRNTHPYIHYRAGYEKNKHQELEVIIDTLMMRKYRNLDTWKVPVYKEIDVGPTLNKEVSRLLQNTIRHHFSENTDKLPDDFIQLAYRDMKRALKVLFDPYSWKNRILGSMISPFSHQPIKKVRDYLNEEHSTWYHPATKEPSTESFIDLYKKGKKEGLETLFAIIKYWEHPTLQNEQTVAELIDNISYDTGKPVIQQLVNRYSHPIL from the coding sequence ATGCCTAACATATGGACACATATTATGTTTTGTGAGGATATTATGGTTTCCTTGAATGATCCAGTCCATCTTCAAGACGTACAGGGCTATATGAACTTAGGTGCCCAGGGTCCAGATCCATTTTTCTATCACAACTTTTGGCCATGGAAACATAATGGGGAAATAAATGATATGGGAAAGCTTTTGCATACTGAAAACTGCGGTCCATTTCTAATGGATATTCTCCAGTCGGGTATTTCTAAATCAAATTCAACCAAAGCTTACATTCTGGGCTTTGTTTCACACCATATATTAGACAGGAATACACACCCTTATATACATTATCGCGCAGGCTATGAAAAGAATAAGCATCAGGAGCTTGAAGTGATTATTGATACTTTGATGATGCGAAAATACCGAAATCTTGATACATGGAAGGTTCCCGTTTATAAAGAAATAGATGTAGGTCCAACCCTTAATAAGGAAGTAAGCAGACTTTTACAAAACACCATCAGGCATCATTTTTCCGAAAACACAGATAAACTCCCGGATGATTTTATCCAGCTTGCCTATCGGGATATGAAACGGGCATTAAAAGTCCTGTTTGATCCATACAGCTGGAAAAACAGGATTTTGGGTTCCATGATTTCTCCTTTTTCTCATCAGCCAATCAAGAAAGTTAGGGATTACCTCAATGAGGAGCATTCCACCTGGTACCATCCGGCAACAAAAGAACCTAGTACTGAAAGTTTTATCGACTTATATAAGAAAGGGAAAAAGGAAGGACTGGAAACCTTATTTGCCATTATTAAGTACTGGGAGCATCCTACACTTCAAAATGAACAAACAGTAGCTGAACTTATTGATAATATATCCTACGATACAGGGAAACCGGTCATTCAACAATTAGTAAACCGCTATAGCCATCCAATATTATAA
- a CDS encoding M15 family metallopeptidase, protein MRIKYSTAVIMLALMTLTACQNQEVSQDQENQSANTEQKQQENQNEEKSSEDEQDKDTEKKKGKSDEQASEDSDLNEGSKGSNQETEDKKNGHDKNEKPDENGIVTISDPTAIDLVVNKQRKLPDGFVPPDLVEPDVRFSFDEWREKRQMRQVAAGPLEKLFKGAKQAGVNLFAVSGYRSYQRQETIYNYNVETKGLEHANKYSAKPGHSEHQTGLTMDVSSPAVSYDLVEGFRDTAAGDWLAKHAHEYGFIIRYPKGQADITGYSYEPWHIRYVGKELAKDIYEQQVTLEEFFGLQPGPETDKK, encoded by the coding sequence ATGAGAATTAAGTATTCAACAGCCGTTATTATGCTGGCTTTGATGACTCTTACTGCTTGTCAGAACCAGGAAGTGAGTCAGGATCAGGAAAATCAGTCAGCAAATACAGAACAGAAGCAGCAGGAAAATCAAAATGAAGAGAAGAGTTCTGAGGATGAACAGGATAAAGATACAGAAAAAAAGAAAGGGAAGTCCGATGAGCAAGCTTCAGAGGACTCTGACTTGAATGAAGGTAGTAAAGGATCCAATCAGGAAACAGAGGATAAAAAGAATGGCCATGATAAAAATGAAAAGCCGGATGAAAATGGGATTGTTACTATTTCAGATCCAACGGCAATTGACCTGGTAGTCAATAAACAAAGGAAGTTACCGGATGGTTTTGTGCCACCAGATCTGGTTGAGCCAGATGTTCGTTTTTCATTTGACGAATGGAGAGAGAAAAGACAGATGCGGCAAGTGGCAGCGGGGCCATTAGAAAAATTGTTTAAAGGTGCCAAACAGGCAGGCGTCAATCTGTTTGCCGTTTCTGGGTATCGTTCCTATCAGCGGCAGGAAACGATTTATAATTATAATGTGGAAACAAAAGGATTAGAGCATGCCAATAAATATTCCGCTAAGCCGGGTCATAGTGAACACCAGACGGGATTAACGATGGATGTTTCCTCTCCGGCAGTGTCTTATGATTTAGTGGAAGGGTTCAGAGATACTGCTGCAGGAGACTGGCTTGCCAAACATGCTCACGAATACGGCTTTATTATTCGATATCCAAAAGGTCAAGCAGACATTACCGGTTACAGCTATGAACCTTGGCATATACGTTATGTTGGAAAGGAACTTGCCAAAGATATTTACGAGCAGCAAGTCACTCTTGAGGAATTCTTTGGATTACAGCCTGGTCCAGAGACCGATAAAAAGTAA